In a genomic window of Gossypium arboreum isolate Shixiya-1 chromosome 7, ASM2569848v2, whole genome shotgun sequence:
- the LOC128295410 gene encoding uncharacterized protein LOC128295410: protein MELPFGEFDIIFGMDWLVKHRAKLDCATKRLVLRTGKDEDVAIIGERRDCLSNVISALSVEKLIHKGCEAFLAYVSNSKTTSLSVKDIRTVKEFSDVFPKELPGLPPDPEVKFGIEHLPGTTPVSIAPYRMASRELVELKAQIQKLLDRGFIRSSMSPWGAPLRGAAVFSKIDLRSGYHQLKVKEADVYKTAFRTSYGHYDFLVMPFGLTNAATALMDRMNPVFQPYLDQFVVVFIDDILVYSRNEEEHDEHLQIVLQILRQKQLYAKFNKCEFWLQEVTFLGHVVSAEGIRIDHWKIEAVLGWKSPKILESGKEFTVYSDASHVGLGGSWEDYLLLVKFAYNSSYQSSIRMASYEALYGRRRRTPTCWTELGERQYCSDPPHVVPIEEIEVRPDLTVEEEPVQILERDIKVLRKKSVLLVKVLWRNHGVEEAMWEPEELRYVIIITGSSTAILVCCLGGSIDIPTGVLVGTGGVLDGYGMGCILHYIVTE, encoded by the exons ATGGAACTACCATTCGGGGAGTTTGATATTATTTTTggcatggattggctagtgaAGCATCGTGCGAAGctggattgtgctactaagcgGTTGGTGTTGAGGACTGGGAAGGATGAGGATGTGGCCATAATAGGGGAGCGAAGAGATtgtttgtctaatgtgatatcggcgTTAAGTGTCGAGAAGCTGATTCACAAGGGTTGTGAGGCTTTCCTGGCATATGTTAGCAACTCTAAGACTACAAGTCTTTCTGTTAAGGATATTAGAACTGTTAAGGAGTTTTCAGATGTTTTTCCAAAAGAGCTTCCAGGCTTGCCTCCAGACCCTGAGGTCAAATTCGGAATTGAGCATCTACCAGGAACAACTCCAGTGTCCATCGCCCCATATAGGATGGCATCAAGGGAGCTagttgagttaaaggctcaaattcaaaagCTGTTAGACCGAGGGTTCATTCGATCGAgtatgtctccatggggagcacca TTACGAGGAGCTGCTGTGTTCTCCAAAatagatcttcgatctgggtaccATCAGCTGAAGGTTAAAGAAGCTGATGTGTATAAGACAGCGTTTAGGACTAGTTATGGCCATTACgatttcctagtgatgccgtttgggttaacgaatgcagcAACTGCTTTAATGGACAGGATGAACCCAGTATTTCaaccctatctggatcagtttgtagtagtgtttatagacgATATATTGGTGTATTCGAGAAATGAGGAGGAGCATGATGAACACTTGCAGATTGTCCTTCAAATTTTGAGACAGAAGCAGTTGTACGCAaaattcaacaagtgtgagttttggttgcaaGAGGTGacatttttgggtcatgtggtgtctgctgaggggattagaaTTGATCATTGGAAAATTGAAGCTGTATTAGGTTGGAAGTCACCAAAAATT CtggagtctgggaaggaatttactgtttacagtgatgcatcacacgttggaTTGgg GGGCAGCTGGGAGGATTATTTGCTGTTGGTGAAATTTGCGTATAACAGCAGCTACCAGTCCAGTATTCGTATGGCATCAtacgaagcattatatggtcgtaggcgTCGTACTCCTActtgttggactgaactgggtGAGCG GCAGTACTGTTCTGATCCCCCGCACGTCGTGCCTATTGAGGAAATTGAAGTTAGGCCTGATCTAACTGTGGAGGAGGAACCAGTGCAAATTTTGGAACGTGATATTAAAGTGTTGAGGAAAAAATCTGTTCTGTTGGTCAAGGTGCTTTGGCGCAATCACGGTGTAGAGGAGGCCATGTGGGAACCAGAAGAA CTACGCTACGTTAttattattactggcagctctactgcgatattggtgtgctgcTTGGGTGGGTCGATTGATATCCCCActggtgtgctggttggtacaggtggtgtGCTGGATGGTTATGGGATGGGTTGCATTTTGCACTATATTGTTACTGAATAA